A single window of Rhodamnia argentea isolate NSW1041297 chromosome 5, ASM2092103v1, whole genome shotgun sequence DNA harbors:
- the LOC115728122 gene encoding aspartyl protease family protein At5g10770-like isoform X2 yields MESSYFCVFKGARLFLSLQILMICFMHKGHTYGVEGKITSRTASISSLLPSPSCSPSTSKASSRKSTLEVIHKHGPCSHIVQGPNPVNHTKLLLQDESRVQWIQSQSSNRGDGLEGSAVARIPARSGITIGTGNYVVTIGLGTPKKDLTLTFDTGSPLTWTQCEPCIGSCYNQSEPLFNPSQSSSYANISCTSTSCSQLGRSGCSGSTCLYFIRYGDQSTTAGFFATEKLTLTPTAVIDNFEFGCGENNQGLFRGAAGLMGLSDDKISIVQQTAAKYGKYFSYCLPSSPSSTGYLTFGKDGGASSSVSFTPLSKIPQGAEFYGISIEGISVGGNRLSIPSTVFSSGGAIIDSGTVITRLPPTAYSAMRDAFRAAMANYTRAPAIGLFDTCYDFSKESTFVVPFITFSFAGGVEVNLDLSGIFYFIKDSQICLAFAANRADSDLGIYGNTQQRTFDVVYDVAGGKLGFV; encoded by the exons ATGGAGAGCTCCTATTTCTGCGTGTTCAAGGGGGCtcgcctctttctctctctccagatCCTCATGATCTGCTTCATGCACAAAGGCCATACTTATGGAGTGGAAGGGAAGATTACAAGCCGTACTGCATCAATCAGCTCTCTATTGCCTTCTCCTTCTTGCTCGCCTTCCACTAgcaaag CTAGCAGCCGAAAGTCGACCTTGGAAGTAATTCACAAGCATGGCCCATGCTCTCACATTGTTCAAGGCCCCAATCCTGTAAATCACACCAAACTCCTGCTCCAAGATGAATCAAGGGTCCAGTGGATTCAGTCCCAATCCTCCAACAGAGGCGACGGCCTAGAAGGTTCGGCCGTGGCCAGAATTCCGGCGAGGTCTGGCATCACCATCGGTACTGGCAATTACGTGGTGACAATCGGCCTCGGCACGCCGAAAAAGGACCTCACTCTCACATTCGACACCGGCAGCCCCCTTACGTGGACCCAGTGTGAGCCGTGCATCGGATCATGCTACAATCAGTCCGAACCGCTCTTTAACCCATCTCAATCGTCGTCCTATGCTAATATCTCGTGCACCTCGACGTCTTGCTCTCAACTTG GTCGTTCGGGATGTTCTGGATCGACATGCCTATATTTCATTCGATACGGCGACCAATCAACTACGGCTGGCTTCTTCGCAACCGAGAAGTTGACTCTAACACCCACGGCGGTGATCGACAATTTTGAATTCGGCTGTGGAGAGAACAACCAAGGCCTTTTCCGCGGAGCAGCAGGTTTGATGGGACTATCAGATGACAAGATCTCCATCGTGCAACAAACCGCGGCCAAATATGGCAAGTATTTCTCCTACTGCTTGCCCTCCTCCCCTAGCTCCACAGGATACTTGACTTTCGGCAAAGACGGCGGAGCATCGAGCTCGGTTAGCTTCACCCCGTTATCAAAGATCCCACAAGGGGCGGAGTTCTACGGAATAAGTATCGAAGGAATCAGTGTAGGAGGAAATCGCCTATCGATACCATCGACTGTTTTTTCAAGTGGAGGCGCCATCATCGACTCGGGAACTGTCATTACCCGATTGCCTCCGACAGCTTATAGTGCCATGAGAGATGCATTTAGGGCAGCAATGGCGAATTACACGAGGGCACCGGCGATTGGCCTTTTCGATACTTGCTATGACTTTAGCAAAGAGAGCACATTCGTGGTCCCATTCATAACGTTCTCTTTCGCCGGAGGAGTCGAAGTTAATTTGGACCTTAGCGGAATATTTTACTTTATCAAGGACTCTCAAATTTGCCTAGCCTTTGCAGCGAATCGTGCTGATAGTGATCTGGGCATCTATGGTAACACGCAACAGAGAACGTTTGATGTTGTCTACGACGTTGCCGGAGGGAAGCTCGGTTTCG TGTAG
- the LOC115728122 gene encoding aspartyl protease family protein At5g10770-like isoform X1 codes for MESSYFCVFKGARLFLSLQILMICFMHKGHTYGVEGKITSRTASISSLLPSPSCSPSTSKASSRKSTLEVIHKHGPCSHIVQGPNPVNHTKLLLQDESRVQWIQSQSSNRGDGLEGSAVARIPARSGITIGTGNYVVTIGLGTPKKDLTLTFDTGSPLTWTQCEPCIGSCYNQSEPLFNPSQSSSYANISCTSTSCSQLGRSGCSGSTCLYFIRYGDQSTTAGFFATEKLTLTPTAVIDNFEFGCGENNQGLFRGAAGLMGLSDDKISIVQQTAAKYGKYFSYCLPSSPSSTGYLTFGKDGGASSSVSFTPLSKIPQGAEFYGISIEGISVGGNRLSIPSTVFSSGGAIIDSGTVITRLPPTAYSAMRDAFRAAMANYTRAPAIGLFDTCYDFSKESTFVVPFITFSFAGGVEVNLDLSGIFYFIKDSQICLAFAANRADSDLGIYGNTQQRTFDVVYDVAGGKLGFGSNGCS; via the exons ATGGAGAGCTCCTATTTCTGCGTGTTCAAGGGGGCtcgcctctttctctctctccagatCCTCATGATCTGCTTCATGCACAAAGGCCATACTTATGGAGTGGAAGGGAAGATTACAAGCCGTACTGCATCAATCAGCTCTCTATTGCCTTCTCCTTCTTGCTCGCCTTCCACTAgcaaag CTAGCAGCCGAAAGTCGACCTTGGAAGTAATTCACAAGCATGGCCCATGCTCTCACATTGTTCAAGGCCCCAATCCTGTAAATCACACCAAACTCCTGCTCCAAGATGAATCAAGGGTCCAGTGGATTCAGTCCCAATCCTCCAACAGAGGCGACGGCCTAGAAGGTTCGGCCGTGGCCAGAATTCCGGCGAGGTCTGGCATCACCATCGGTACTGGCAATTACGTGGTGACAATCGGCCTCGGCACGCCGAAAAAGGACCTCACTCTCACATTCGACACCGGCAGCCCCCTTACGTGGACCCAGTGTGAGCCGTGCATCGGATCATGCTACAATCAGTCCGAACCGCTCTTTAACCCATCTCAATCGTCGTCCTATGCTAATATCTCGTGCACCTCGACGTCTTGCTCTCAACTTG GTCGTTCGGGATGTTCTGGATCGACATGCCTATATTTCATTCGATACGGCGACCAATCAACTACGGCTGGCTTCTTCGCAACCGAGAAGTTGACTCTAACACCCACGGCGGTGATCGACAATTTTGAATTCGGCTGTGGAGAGAACAACCAAGGCCTTTTCCGCGGAGCAGCAGGTTTGATGGGACTATCAGATGACAAGATCTCCATCGTGCAACAAACCGCGGCCAAATATGGCAAGTATTTCTCCTACTGCTTGCCCTCCTCCCCTAGCTCCACAGGATACTTGACTTTCGGCAAAGACGGCGGAGCATCGAGCTCGGTTAGCTTCACCCCGTTATCAAAGATCCCACAAGGGGCGGAGTTCTACGGAATAAGTATCGAAGGAATCAGTGTAGGAGGAAATCGCCTATCGATACCATCGACTGTTTTTTCAAGTGGAGGCGCCATCATCGACTCGGGAACTGTCATTACCCGATTGCCTCCGACAGCTTATAGTGCCATGAGAGATGCATTTAGGGCAGCAATGGCGAATTACACGAGGGCACCGGCGATTGGCCTTTTCGATACTTGCTATGACTTTAGCAAAGAGAGCACATTCGTGGTCCCATTCATAACGTTCTCTTTCGCCGGAGGAGTCGAAGTTAATTTGGACCTTAGCGGAATATTTTACTTTATCAAGGACTCTCAAATTTGCCTAGCCTTTGCAGCGAATCGTGCTGATAGTGATCTGGGCATCTATGGTAACACGCAACAGAGAACGTTTGATGTTGTCTACGACGTTGCCGGAGGGAAGCTCGGTTTCGGTTCGAATGGCTGCTCCTAA